Below is a genomic region from Mucilaginibacter auburnensis.
CCAGCAACAACAGCAAATGGAACAGCAACGTCAGCAGCAACAACGTCAGCAGCAGCAAGATCAACAACGCCAACAGCAGATGGAGCAGCAACGTCAACAACAACAACAACAACCTGGCGGTGACGGAGGCGGCAGAGGCAGGCGAGGTATAGGACGTTAATAAATTAATATATAAGCAAAAAAGCGGGCCAATAGGCCCGCTTTTTTTGATCAAGTTTAGACTATGTTATTAATTACAATTCTTCGTCGTGCTGACTTACGTCCAAACCAGCAATCTCTTCTTCAACAGTAACGCGTAGCGGGCTGATCAGGTCAGTAACTTTCAACAGGATAAATGAACCTATGAAAGCAAATGCTGATACACCAACCAGGGCAACCATGTGTTTAACAAACAATGTGCTTTCGCCGTAGAATAAGCCTTCAGCGCCTAATGAGTTAACGCTTTTAGTAGCGAAGATACCGGTCATAACCATACCTACCATACCGCCTACACCGTGGCAAGGGAATACGTCAAGGGTATCGTCAATGTTGGTTTTGCTTCTCCAGATAACCACCAGGTTACTGATAACCGCAGCAACTATACCAATTACCAATGAGCTTGATACGGTTACGAAACCTGCAGCTGGAGTAATAGCAACCAAACCTACAACGGCACCTATACAAGCACCTAAAGCTGATGGTTTTTTACCGCGTAACATATCAAAGAATATCCATGACATTGCAGCAGCAGCAGAAGCAGTAGTGGTAGTAGCCAGTGCAGTTGCAGCTAATTCGCCTGCGCCTAAAGCTGAACCGGCGTTGAAACCGAACCAACCGAACCAAAGTAAACCTGTACCTAATATTACGTAGCTGATACGTGCCGGAGTGTGAGACTCAGGAACTTCATTACGTTTTTTCAAATATAAAGCTGATGCCAATGCAGCCCAACCAGCAGACATGTGTACTACAGTACCACCTGCAAAGTCAAGTACGCCATATTTAAAGAACATACCTTCTGGGTGCCATGTAGCATGCGCAAGAGGAATATAGATAATTACAATGAAAAGGGTGATGAAAATAAGGTAAGAGTTGAAACGGATACGTTCAGCAAATGCACCTGTAATTAACGCAGGTGTAATAACCGCGAATTTTAACTGGAACATTGCGAACAGGATAACCGGGATAGTACCGCCTAACCATGCTACACCTAAGGTGTTTTGCATCATGAAGAATGACGATGGGCTACCAATTAAACCCATACCGCCAACGTCTTCACCAAACGCCATACTAAAACCAAATACTACCCAGATAATGGTGATCAAACCCATACAAACAAAGCTTTGCAGCATGGTTGAGATAACGTTTTTCTTTCTAACCATACCGCCGTAGAAGAATGCCAAACCAGGGGTCATTAATAATACAAGCGCGGTTGAGATCAGGATCCATGCAATGTCGGCTCCAACATACGTGGTAGGCGCCGGGGCGGCTTTAGCACCCGGGTACATTAGCGCCAGGATGACTACAATTACGAGAATGCCAAAAGGTACGATTTTTTTCATTTTTAAGTTGTTGATTAGGGTTATTATATAAGTTCAAAATTGGGGCGAAGGCCCTGTTTGTTTCAATAGTTTATTAGGGTTTACTTTTTTTCATCCAAATGAATGGTTTGGAAAAAGCAGTAGTCTTAAAAACCGTACCCGCTCTCCGTTTAAATTTTTCCTGTTATATATTCTGTCCCGATGGAACACCGGCAGGGCGGTAACCCGGCTTACCTGTGTTCTCAAAAAATCATGTTGCTCTGCTTCGTCAAAATTATCGGCAGCATACACCGCGTCGCTTGCCGACACCATTATTATGTTTCTGTTGATATGTTGACTATCATCAACTCCTTCTGCAGATAGTTTTGCTTCAACATTTCCGGCAAATGAGATGCTCACGTTCCATAAACAGGCGCGAAGCAACACAAAAATCATATAAAATTGTTTGTATACCCTCATTTGCATGTCTAAAATTAGTATTTTTTTATTAAATAGATAATAAAAATGAAAAAACTTTTAAAAAAATCACTTTAAAACTTAAAATTGATAAAATTTACAGGCATAATTACAGCTAATTGAGTATAAATTTGAAATATACTTGAAACATGTAAAATTTTAGATAACTAATGACCATTTAGAATTAAACACCTAATAAAAAAGTCTATAAACAAAAAAAGCCACGGACTAACCGTGGCTTTTTTCGTTTATACTTTAGAATTTAGCTTACTCTTCTAACATTTCACTGTTAGGAGTTGGTTCTTCGGGAATTTCCTGTTTAAAATAGTGCTTTTGAAATATTAATATCAAAATAACACCAACAGAAATAGCGGCATCAGCAAAATTGAATACCGGCCTGAAGAAAACGAAGTCCTGCCCTCCCCAAAATGGCACCCAGTCAGGAAAGTTACCGGTTATTAGCGGGAAGTAGAACATATCTACAACCCGGCCATGGAACAAGCCCAGTGGTTTGCCGTCATAACCTGTTTGGTAAAGCAGGCCGTAAAAGGTTGAATCAATTATATTACCCATAGCGCCGGCAAATATCAAGGCTACATTCATGATAAGGCCGCGGTGGTATTTGCGTTTTATTAAATACACCATTCCATAACCAATACCGCAAACAGCAACTATACGAAAAAGGGTTAGCGCAAGCTTTCCCCAATCGCCGCCCAGTTCCATGCCGAATGCCATACCGTTATTTTCGGTATAATGCAGCATTCCGCGTTCGCCTAAAAATTTGATCTCCTCGCCGGGATACATATTCATGCGAACCCAGGTTTTTATTACCTGGTCTACAATGATTATTATAAGAGCAACAATAAAAGGTTTAACGTACGAAGCCTTCATTTACTGCTTTAATTTAGCTTCCATTGTTAAGGTAGTGTGCGGCACTGCACGCAAACGCTCTTTAGGTATCAATTTACCGGTTTCGCGGCAAATACCGTAAGTTTTGTTCTCAATACGAACCAAGGCAGCTTCTAACTGGTCAATAAACTTTTTTTGACGGGCAGCCAGTTGATTGATCTGTTCTTTTTCTAAAGTAGCTGATCCATCCTCCAGTGTTTTATAAGTACCGGCAGTATCATCAGTACCGTTAGCATTAGGCGAGCTTAATGAAGTTGCGAGTGCATTCAGTTCTTCTTTGGCGCTTGCCAGTTTCTCTAACAACAGGTCTTTAAATTCTTTTAACTCAGCGTCGCTATATCTGGTTTTTTCGTTTTCTTGTTTCATTTATATTTTCGTTAAGGCAATGGTTAAATCACTTCCGTTTATTTCTGTTTTCTCCCCGCCAGCTAACTCACTGTCAGGCAATATAGTATCGGCTAAAATTTCGGCGCAAATATAGGATAAATTATTTTGCACCGCTTGCCAAATATCAGATGGGCCCGCTACCTGCACCTTTATCCTGTCGGTAACTTCAAACCCGTTAGCTTTGCGTAAATTTTGCACTCGGTTAACAAACTCGCGGGATATTCCTTCTTCCTTTAATTCATCGGTTAGGGTAACATCTAAAGCCACGGTTAGTTTTCCTAAACTTGCAACCTGCCAACCGGGTACATCTTCAGCAATGATCTCCACGTCTGTAGTGATCAGAGAATAGTGATTAGTGATCAGTTGAATACTTCCTTCATTTTCCAATCGGGTAATATCCTCCTGGGTTAATTTACCTATTTCTTCGGCCACAGCTTTCATATCTTTACCCACTTTAGCGCCTAAGGCCTTAAAATTAGGTTTGATCTTTTTGGTGATGATACCTGCCGTATCGGTTATATATTCTATATCCTTGATGTTGGTTTCAGACAAGATCAATTCTTTAACCTGCTCCACCTGCTGTTCAAAGTTTTTGTTCAGTATAGGCAGCAATATTTTGCTCAATGGCTGGCGCACGTTGATACTTACCTTTTTACGCAGGGATAATACCAGCGATGATATATCCTGCGCCAGTTGCATGCGCTCCTCTAAAGCTGCGTTTACCAAAGCTTCATTGTACTCAGGGAAATAAGCCAGGTGAACCGATTCAAATTGCTCTTTACCCGTTACCGCGTTTAGATCGGTATATAAACGCTCAGCAAAGAACGGCGCCACCGGCGACATTAACTTGCTTATAGTTATTAAACAAGTATAAAGCGTTTGGTAAGCAGAAAGTTTATCAGCAGAATCTTCTGATTTCCAGAAACGGCGACGGCTCAGCCTTACATACCAGTTGCTCAGGTGCGCGTCAACAAAATCTTGTATAGCACGGGTAGCTTTGGTAGGCTCAAAATCGGCATAGTAGCCGTCAACTTCTTTAGTTAAAGTATTTAATAAGGAGATGATCCACTGGTCAATTTCCGGGCGTTGGGCTAATTCAACCTCTGCTTCACTGTAATTAAAACCATCAATATTGGCATACAGTGCGAAAAAGTTATACGTATTATATAAAGTACCGAAAAACTTACGGCGAACCTCATCAATACCATCTGTGTTGAACTTAAGGTTGTCCCATGGCGCGGCATTGCTGATCATATACCAACGGGCGGCGTCGGCGCCGTATTGCTCAATGGTAGCAAACGGATCAACCCCGTTACCCAAACGTTTTGACATTTTATTGCCGTTTTTATCAAGCACCAATCCGTTTGATATTACATTTTTAAAGGCAACACCTTTATTACCAATAGCCTCGTTAATAGCCTTAACTTCGTCACTGCTTTCACTTAGCATAACGGCTATGGCGTGCAGGGTAAAGAACCAGCCACGGGTTTGGTCAACG
It encodes:
- a CDS encoding ammonium transporter, yielding MKKIVPFGILVIVVILALMYPGAKAAPAPTTYVGADIAWILISTALVLLMTPGLAFFYGGMVRKKNVISTMLQSFVCMGLITIIWVVFGFSMAFGEDVGGMGLIGSPSSFFMMQNTLGVAWLGGTIPVILFAMFQLKFAVITPALITGAFAERIRFNSYLIFITLFIVIIYIPLAHATWHPEGMFFKYGVLDFAGGTVVHMSAGWAALASALYLKKRNEVPESHTPARISYVILGTGLLWFGWFGFNAGSALGAGELAATALATTTTASAAAAMSWIFFDMLRGKKPSALGACIGAVVGLVAITPAAGFVTVSSSLVIGIVAAVISNLVVIWRSKTNIDDTLDVFPCHGVGGMVGMVMTGIFATKSVNSLGAEGLFYGESTLFVKHMVALVGVSAFAFIGSFILLKVTDLISPLRVTVEEEIAGLDVSQHDEEL
- a CDS encoding lipoprotein signal peptidase, with amino-acid sequence MKASYVKPFIVALIIIIVDQVIKTWVRMNMYPGEEIKFLGERGMLHYTENNGMAFGMELGGDWGKLALTLFRIVAVCGIGYGMVYLIKRKYHRGLIMNVALIFAGAMGNIIDSTFYGLLYQTGYDGKPLGLFHGRVVDMFYFPLITGNFPDWVPFWGGQDFVFFRPVFNFADAAISVGVILILIFQKHYFKQEIPEEPTPNSEMLEE
- a CDS encoding TraR/DksA family transcriptional regulator, whose amino-acid sequence is MKQENEKTRYSDAELKEFKDLLLEKLASAKEELNALATSLSSPNANGTDDTAGTYKTLEDGSATLEKEQINQLAARQKKFIDQLEAALVRIENKTYGICRETGKLIPKERLRAVPHTTLTMEAKLKQ